The following proteins come from a genomic window of Sardina pilchardus chromosome 1, fSarPil1.1, whole genome shotgun sequence:
- the LOC134075248 gene encoding NLR family CARD domain-containing protein 3-like, whose product MDVMPTFSSEPVPSGLQLRADLTQDLGPRRHLHTGHTPGRKRELDEDLRRVIKNHKASLKRRFENISEGIIKPGAEILLNKIYTELYITGRESEGVNKEHEVWQVESASRSQSTEDIPINCNDIFKPLLGQKKHIRTVMTKGVAGIGKTVSVQKFILDWTDGVANHDVDLMFPLSFRELNLVRGDQYSLHRLLLDFHPELKELNDGEGYKDCQVVFIFDGLDESRLTLDLEQNSKLSDVKQTSSVDVLMTSLIQGTLLPSALIWITSRPAAVSQIPDQFIDQVTEVRGFNDPQKEEYFRKRIRDESQANRIISHIQTSRSLHIMCHIPVFCWIAATVLQQMLEKKNIEDIPKTLTEMFIHFLLIQTTRKDQKYQSVSETDTKKLLESQRIILLKLAELAFKNLENGNLMFYEEDLRECGIDVSEASVYSGMCTEIFKTETVESQKKKVYCFVHLSVQEFLAAVFVFHSYLAKNFEALTCFLGEKERDELNPSFLSSLQSALGLKDNLHVLLKSAVDKALESQNGHLDLFLRFLMGISVESNHTLLQGLLSNTHNSSYSIKETCQYMKKLNREGLSPERCINLFHCLFEMNDDSMHKEIQTYLSSPKNIKQKLSPAHCSALAHMLLMSEDMLEEIELKKYNTSDEGRRRLLPAYTHRKVTRVNKEQPYPDHPDRFTDYEQVLSREPLTGRCYWEWEWSGYGVDITNSTLIELLYCVLL is encoded by the exons ATGGATGTGATGCCCACATTTAGCAGTGAACCAGTTCCATCAGGTCTACA GTTAAGGGCTGATCTGACCCAGGATCTAGGACCCAGGAGACACCTGCACACTGGACATACACCAGGCAGAAAGAGGGAATTAG ATGAGGACCTGAGGAGAGTTATAAAGAATCACAAAGCCAGtctgaagaggaggtttgagaacatctctgaaggcatcatcaaaccaggagctgagatactcctcaataagatctacacagagctctacatcacaggaagagagagtgaaggggtgaacaaggaacatgaggtttggcaggtagagtcagcgTCCAGATCTCAATCCACAGAAGACATACCAATCAACTGCAAcgacatcttcaagcccttactTGGACAGAAGAAGCACATCAGAACTGTGATGACCAAAGGTGTAGCTGGTATTGGAAAAACTGTCTCTGTTCAGAAGTTCATTCTTGATTGGACAGATGGGGTAGCCAATCATGATGTAGATTTGatgtttcccctttctttccGTGAGCTTAATTTAGTCAGGGGTGATCAGTACagtcttcacaggctcctgcttgacttccaccctgagtTGAAGGAGCTGAATGATGGTGAAGGATACAAAGACTGTCAggttgtgttcatctttgatggtttggATGAGAGTCGGTTGACTCTGGACCTGGAGCAGAACAGTAAGTTGTCTGATGTGaaacaaacatcatcagtggatgttctgatgacgagcctcattcagggaactctgcttccctctgcactcatctggataacctcaAGACCAGCTGCAGTCAGTCAGATTCCTGATCAGTTCATCGACCAGGTAACAGAAGTACGAGGATTCAATGATCCACAGAAGGAAGaatacttcaggaagagaatcagaGATGAGAGTCAGGCcaacagaatcatctcacacattcagacatccaggagtctccatattatgtgccacattccagtatTTTGTTGGATTGCAGCTACTGTACTTCAGCAGATgctggaaaagaaaaacatcgAAGACATTCCCAAAAcgctgactgagatgttcatacacttctTGCTCATCCAAACCACAAGAAAGGATCAGAAGTATCAGAGTGTATCTGAAACAGATACAAAGAAACTTCTGGAATCTCAGAGGATCATTTTACTGAAGCTGGCAGAACTGGCTTTCAAGAATCTAGAGAATGGCAACCTCATGttttatgaggaagacctgagagagtgtggcattgatgtcagtgaagcctcagtgtactctggcatgtgcactgagatcttcaagACAGAAACTGTTGAATCTCAAAAGAagaaggtctactgctttgtgcatctgagtgtccaggagtttctggcagctgtgtttgtgtttcactcgTATTTGGCTAAGAACTTCGAGGCATTGACATGCTTCCTCGGCGAAAAGGAAAGAGATGAACTCAATCCATCATTTTTATCTTCTCTTCAATCAGCACTAGGATTGAAAGACAATTTACATGTTTTACTGAAGAGTGCAGTTGATAAGGCTTTGGAGAGCCAGAACGGACACCTGGATCTCTTCCTTCGCTTTCTTATGGGCATTTCTGTGGAGAGCAATCACACACTTCTGCAAGGTCtactgagcaacacacacaacagttctTATAGTATCAAGGAAACATGTCAGTACATGAAGAAGCTCAACAGAGAAGGTCTCTCTCCTGAACGATGCATCAATCTTTTccactgcttatttgaaatgaatgatgatTCCATGCACAAAGAAATTCAGACATACTTGTCATCACCAAAGAACATCAAACAGAAGTTATCTCCTgcccactgttcagcactggcccacatgcttctgatgtctgaggaTATGCTGGAGGAGATTGAGctgaagaaatacaacacatcaGATGAGGGACGCAGGAGACTGCTCCCAGCT tacacacacaggaaggtgACGCGGGTGAATAaggagcagccgtatcctgaccacccagacaGATTTACTGACTATGAACAGGTGCTGAGCAGAGAGCctctgactggacgctgctactgggagtgggagtggagtgGGTACGGTGTTGAT